A genomic segment from Phytoactinopolyspora mesophila encodes:
- a CDS encoding CapA family protein, producing MEAMWLSRNVWQPESPIDQLDVVIAGDTAFGENYQEKRAAQGQSNILTSHGYDHGFTLVDPLLREADLVIANLETPLTSRRSSPFEGQRPWLHYSDPTLAPRHLAAHNILAVMLANDHVFDFAEAGLTDTLKALDTRGITAIGAGANSNEAHAPLRVRATVGDGHESRDVRFSIFNAFNGGRRFRDELNVYADKNKPGLAGLQLGKLERQIARIKEANPSEFVIISPHWRGDYQWRSVKQAEAAVRLMDAGADLIVGTGSHMMQEVERFGGRWVFNGIGNFVLNSPGAYARKEVPPYSFVIRITATPHRTFLRAYPILSDNRRSDYQPTPVTVDQFEEIRQTLKARTNAPDAFSQELIPEHDNHGWHFKLELHPASDGDTTSPAEPAVVGAPERAGVPAEAPVLSQVDPAHLNSEILAFEARRRGMPVHWLAKNFFITQAGGAGLAYWITNTHRTGVAATMAAARKDVGRLLLADAGLPVADGRGFEPTLEEAARDYAMSLGDAVVKPVDGRKGRGITVGVHTPEEFQRAWRLASAEEPTAVLVERRFPGTDARFLVVGDRCVSVIKRVPPSVVGNGRDTVQQLIDNKNRSRARNPHASKYVIAVNPHRVDYIRQQGFDIDDVPPDGVVVELDLKASLSDGADSVDITDDVHPTFRTAAIQATLAFPGLDVAGVDIMAGDFASSADDANCVIIEMNSCPAIGAQHFPMVGQRRDVAAAVFDLHLKGDDAEKASHRPGPGAATLGAERWAGPDADAKPRAIDVEPGTYFDPSTHLIALELIRRGIGLTWINPSFFVADVDGARMGYWSTASHATGRAGVRAANRRDLSRAALATSDLPVAEGGVFRRHTGQAEAAELVNSLGASVVATTEVQGDHARVVPISSPAEFDEAWRTVAEATERVVVIYQQSAGATAEFLVVGSECLAAHADDGADLTERVDPGFRRVAEAAVAALPGLDVAKVIIESEDFTLPPAETTYVVGDVLGMPDISPYHFPVSGPARDVAGAIVDLHLSRLGDEGSMKPPNSLNGL from the coding sequence ATGGAGGCTATGTGGCTTTCCCGCAACGTGTGGCAGCCGGAAAGCCCGATAGATCAACTTGACGTCGTTATCGCCGGAGACACCGCATTTGGCGAGAACTACCAGGAGAAACGCGCAGCGCAGGGGCAAAGCAACATTCTCACGTCGCACGGCTACGATCACGGCTTCACCCTGGTTGATCCCCTGCTCCGCGAGGCCGATCTGGTCATCGCCAACCTGGAGACGCCGCTGACGAGCCGGCGCTCCTCACCGTTTGAAGGCCAGCGCCCCTGGCTCCACTACTCCGACCCGACGCTGGCGCCGCGCCATTTGGCGGCACACAACATCCTTGCGGTCATGCTCGCCAACGACCACGTGTTCGACTTCGCCGAGGCTGGGCTCACGGACACCCTGAAAGCTCTCGACACACGCGGGATCACCGCTATCGGCGCCGGAGCGAATAGCAACGAAGCTCATGCTCCCCTGCGTGTCCGGGCAACCGTCGGCGACGGGCACGAGTCTCGAGACGTGCGTTTCTCGATCTTCAACGCCTTCAACGGTGGCAGGCGGTTCCGGGATGAGCTGAACGTGTATGCCGACAAGAACAAGCCTGGGCTCGCGGGACTGCAGCTGGGCAAGCTGGAACGCCAGATCGCACGCATCAAGGAGGCGAATCCCAGCGAGTTCGTCATCATCTCGCCGCACTGGCGTGGCGATTACCAGTGGCGTTCGGTCAAGCAGGCCGAGGCTGCCGTCAGACTCATGGACGCCGGAGCCGACCTCATCGTTGGCACCGGCAGCCACATGATGCAGGAGGTCGAGCGGTTCGGTGGCCGCTGGGTGTTCAACGGTATCGGCAACTTCGTCCTCAACAGCCCCGGAGCATATGCGCGAAAAGAAGTGCCTCCGTACAGCTTCGTCATCCGAATCACTGCGACGCCGCACCGGACATTCCTGCGCGCCTACCCGATTCTGTCTGACAACAGAAGGAGTGATTATCAGCCCACGCCAGTGACGGTCGATCAGTTCGAAGAGATACGGCAGACGCTCAAGGCACGCACCAATGCCCCGGACGCCTTTTCCCAAGAACTCATTCCCGAGCACGACAACCACGGCTGGCATTTCAAGCTGGAATTACATCCCGCATCGGACGGCGACACCACCTCGCCAGCGGAACCGGCCGTCGTTGGCGCACCAGAGCGGGCCGGCGTGCCCGCCGAAGCGCCAGTTCTCAGTCAGGTCGACCCCGCACACCTCAACTCGGAGATCCTCGCCTTCGAAGCACGCCGGCGCGGGATGCCCGTTCACTGGCTGGCGAAGAATTTCTTCATCACCCAGGCGGGTGGAGCCGGCCTGGCGTACTGGATCACGAACACACATCGGACCGGGGTAGCGGCGACGATGGCGGCGGCACGTAAGGATGTGGGACGTCTGCTGTTGGCCGATGCCGGCTTGCCCGTAGCGGACGGACGCGGCTTCGAACCAACGCTGGAGGAAGCGGCTCGGGACTACGCCATGTCGCTCGGTGACGCCGTGGTGAAACCAGTGGACGGCCGCAAGGGCCGCGGCATCACCGTGGGAGTCCACACGCCGGAGGAATTCCAGCGAGCTTGGCGACTGGCGAGCGCGGAGGAACCGACCGCGGTACTGGTGGAGCGTCGCTTTCCCGGAACCGATGCTCGCTTTCTCGTCGTCGGCGACCGCTGTGTGTCAGTGATCAAACGGGTTCCACCGTCAGTGGTGGGTAATGGGCGAGACACCGTGCAGCAACTGATCGACAACAAGAACAGGTCCCGAGCCCGGAATCCGCACGCATCCAAATACGTTATCGCCGTCAATCCCCACCGGGTGGACTACATCCGCCAGCAAGGTTTCGACATCGACGACGTGCCGCCCGACGGTGTGGTCGTCGAACTGGACCTGAAGGCCAGTCTGTCCGACGGCGCGGACAGCGTTGACATCACCGACGACGTGCACCCGACCTTCCGCACGGCGGCGATACAGGCCACACTTGCGTTCCCAGGTCTGGACGTGGCCGGCGTAGACATCATGGCGGGTGACTTCGCCAGTTCCGCCGACGACGCCAACTGCGTGATCATCGAGATGAACTCCTGCCCAGCGATCGGCGCACAGCATTTCCCCATGGTTGGACAGCGCCGCGACGTGGCGGCCGCGGTCTTCGATCTTCACCTCAAGGGTGACGATGCGGAGAAAGCCTCCCATCGGCCGGGCCCCGGGGCGGCGACGCTGGGCGCCGAGCGTTGGGCTGGCCCGGACGCTGATGCCAAGCCGCGGGCGATCGACGTCGAGCCCGGCACCTATTTCGACCCGAGCACGCACCTGATTGCGCTTGAGTTGATCCGCCGTGGCATCGGGCTGACCTGGATCAACCCGTCGTTTTTCGTCGCCGACGTTGACGGCGCCCGGATGGGTTACTGGTCAACCGCCTCGCACGCTACCGGCCGCGCTGGGGTCCGTGCGGCCAATCGTCGAGATCTGAGCCGGGCCGCCCTGGCCACCTCAGACCTGCCGGTCGCAGAAGGCGGGGTCTTTCGGCGTCACACGGGGCAGGCAGAGGCCGCGGAACTCGTGAACTCGCTCGGCGCCAGCGTGGTCGCCACCACCGAAGTCCAAGGCGACCATGCGCGTGTCGTGCCCATCAGTTCACCGGCTGAATTCGATGAGGCATGGCGAACCGTTGCCGAGGCCACGGAGCGCGTCGTTGTGATCTATCAGCAATCCGCGGGTGCCACTGCTGAGTTCCTGGTCGTGGGCAGTGAGTGCCTCGCCGCGCACGCCGACGACGGGGCCGACCTCACCGAACGAGTCGATCCTGGCTTCCGCCGGGTGGCCGAGGCGGCCGTCGCGGCGCTCCCCGGACTGGACGTCGCCAAGGTCATCATCGAATCGGAAGACTTCACACTCCCGCCTGCCGAAACCACGTACGTCGTGGGTGACGTGCTGGGCATGCCGGATATCAGCCCCTACCATTTCCCCGTGTCTGGGCCCGCCCGCGACGTCGCTGGCGCGATCGTGGACCTCCACCTTTCGCGGCTCGGTGATGAGGGGTCGATGAAGCCGCCAAACTCCCTAAACGGCCTGTGA